The following are from one region of the Mycolicibacterium helvum genome:
- a CDS encoding diacylglycerol kinase produces MISHVTVLTNPKSGHGNAPHAGEKAVARFQELGINVTGIVGRDAAHARELLDEALTRETDALVVVGGDGVIRLALQALARNDIPLGIVPAGTGNDHAREYRLPQADPAAAVDVIAAGYTETVDLGLIKGADGSSTWFGTVAATGFDSLVSDRVNRMSWPHGRMRYNVALVAEISQLRPLPFRLVLDGEREIVADLTLAAFGNTRSYGGGMLITPGADHSDGMLDITMVHSSSRTKLIRLFPTVFKGTHVNLPQVTTARARTITVDSPGINAYADGDYVCPLPAEISAVPGALKIIVPESV; encoded by the coding sequence ATGATTTCCCACGTCACCGTCCTGACGAACCCCAAATCGGGTCACGGCAATGCACCGCATGCCGGCGAGAAAGCGGTGGCTCGCTTCCAGGAGCTCGGAATCAACGTGACCGGCATCGTCGGCCGCGACGCCGCCCATGCCCGCGAACTCCTCGACGAGGCACTGACCCGGGAGACCGACGCACTGGTCGTTGTCGGCGGCGACGGGGTGATCCGCCTGGCGCTACAGGCATTGGCGCGCAACGATATTCCGCTGGGCATAGTGCCGGCGGGCACCGGTAACGACCATGCCCGCGAGTACCGGCTGCCGCAGGCCGATCCGGCGGCAGCCGTCGACGTGATTGCCGCCGGGTATACCGAGACCGTCGACCTCGGGCTCATCAAGGGCGCCGACGGGAGCAGCACCTGGTTCGGGACGGTGGCGGCGACGGGGTTCGACTCGCTGGTCAGTGATCGCGTCAACCGAATGAGCTGGCCGCACGGCCGGATGCGCTACAACGTCGCGCTGGTTGCCGAGATTTCGCAGTTGCGGCCGTTGCCCTTTCGCCTGGTGCTCGACGGCGAGCGTGAGATCGTCGCCGATCTCACGTTGGCGGCGTTCGGCAACACCCGCAGCTACGGCGGCGGCATGTTGATCACGCCGGGGGCCGATCACAGCGACGGAATGCTGGACATCACGATGGTGCACTCGTCGTCACGCACGAAGCTGATCCGGTTGTTCCCAACGGTGTTCAAGGGCACCCATGTCAATCTCCCCCAGGTCACCACCGCCCGGGCCCGCACCATCACCGTCGACTCCCCCGGTATCAACGCCTACGCCGACGGCGACTATGTGTGCCCACTTCCTGCCGAGATATCCGCGGTTCCAGGTGCGCTGAAAATTATTGTCCCGGAATCGGTCTAG
- a CDS encoding SRPBCC family protein: MVNLHVEKTIDAPPEKVFAWLADPVNLKTAPLIVTAHWADDSPAPSGLGAIRTGFAIGLWFREEITAYDPPHSYTYVIVKSVPAFEHEGGTLTFTPDGDGTHVDWVSSYTHPAKGGGKAMEALTSRLLPWNFRAVLDGCAKGLER; this comes from the coding sequence ATGGTCAATCTCCACGTCGAGAAGACGATCGATGCGCCGCCCGAGAAGGTCTTCGCCTGGCTGGCCGACCCCGTGAATCTCAAGACCGCTCCGTTGATCGTCACGGCCCACTGGGCGGACGACTCACCCGCGCCCAGCGGGCTGGGCGCCATCCGGACCGGGTTCGCGATCGGCCTGTGGTTTCGTGAGGAGATCACCGCCTACGACCCGCCGCACAGCTACACGTATGTGATCGTCAAATCGGTTCCGGCCTTCGAGCACGAGGGCGGCACACTGACATTCACCCCAGACGGCGATGGCACCCACGTCGACTGGGTCAGCAGCTACACGCATCCGGCGAAAGGCGGTGGCAAGGCGATGGAGGCGCTCACCTCGCGGCTGCTGCCGTGGAACTTCAGGGCTGTCCTGGATGGCTGCGCGAAGGGGTTGGAACGCTAG
- a CDS encoding HNH endonuclease signature motif containing protein yields MNDTSAAAMVAIKDGARMAAQGDGRRLAGIAELVRLRCAGEEHAWWACDDWDAAAAEISAILGVTHGRASAQMHLALSLRDRLPRVNAMLMAGTLSYRFCEAIVNRTDLIADKATLALVDRAIAEHALSWGPMSNLKLQRAIDFWVDRYDPGALRQNQTQSRDREIGIGIRGARGGIAEIWGRLHLSDAATLDRQLTAMAFGVCEDDPRTIGQRRADAMGALAAGSDRLACGCANPECPAAEPDGRAANVVVHVVADAEVLDNEPDPAMHGEKPDAESASGSPRVAGGVLTGNRGIIPAPLLAELIKSGAKVRPLRRPSDEPEPGYRPSTALDEFVRMRDMTCRFPNCDMPAEFCDVDHTIAWPWGPTHASNLACICRKHHLLKTFWAGWRDKQHPDGSIVWTSPTGHTYLTQPGSRLLIPQWNVTTATLPAPVGQPPPTIGIMMPTRRRTRAAQWAYRIAAERKLNDARVTERNRPPPF; encoded by the coding sequence GTGAACGACACGTCGGCGGCCGCGATGGTCGCGATCAAAGACGGTGCCCGGATGGCGGCCCAGGGAGACGGGCGTCGGCTGGCGGGGATCGCGGAGTTGGTTCGCCTGCGCTGCGCTGGTGAGGAGCACGCGTGGTGGGCTTGCGACGACTGGGACGCGGCCGCCGCCGAGATCTCGGCGATCTTGGGGGTGACGCACGGGCGGGCGTCGGCACAGATGCACCTGGCACTGTCGCTACGCGATCGGCTCCCGCGGGTTAATGCCATGTTGATGGCCGGGACATTGAGCTATCGGTTTTGTGAGGCCATTGTGAACCGCACCGATTTGATCGCAGACAAGGCGACGTTGGCGCTCGTTGATCGCGCGATCGCCGAGCACGCGTTGTCGTGGGGGCCGATGTCGAACCTCAAGTTGCAGCGAGCCATCGACTTCTGGGTCGATCGCTACGACCCAGGGGCATTGCGCCAGAACCAGACTCAGTCGCGCGACCGTGAAATCGGCATTGGCATCCGCGGCGCGCGGGGCGGAATCGCCGAGATCTGGGGACGACTCCACCTTTCCGATGCAGCGACGCTTGATCGGCAGCTCACCGCGATGGCGTTCGGGGTATGTGAAGACGACCCTCGCACGATCGGTCAACGCCGCGCCGACGCGATGGGTGCACTGGCCGCAGGATCAGATCGGCTGGCCTGCGGCTGCGCCAACCCCGAATGCCCCGCCGCCGAACCCGACGGGCGCGCCGCCAATGTGGTGGTACACGTCGTGGCTGATGCCGAGGTGTTGGACAACGAGCCTGATCCGGCAATGCACGGGGAGAAGCCCGATGCCGAGTCGGCGTCAGGCAGCCCGCGGGTGGCGGGCGGGGTCCTGACCGGCAACAGAGGCATCATCCCCGCCCCACTGCTAGCCGAACTCATCAAGTCAGGCGCGAAAGTGCGGCCGCTCCGTCGGCCGAGCGACGAGCCCGAGCCGGGCTATCGCCCCTCGACGGCGTTGGATGAGTTCGTTCGGATGCGCGATATGACGTGTCGGTTCCCCAACTGCGATATGCCGGCCGAGTTCTGCGATGTCGACCACACCATCGCCTGGCCCTGGGGACCGACCCACGCTTCCAACCTGGCCTGCATCTGCCGAAAACACCACCTGCTCAAGACTTTTTGGGCCGGGTGGCGCGATAAGCAACACCCTGACGGCTCAATCGTGTGGACCTCACCCACCGGACACACCTACCTCACTCAACCCGGCAGCCGATTGCTGATCCCCCAGTGGAACGTCACCACCGCGACACTGCCCGCACCCGTGGGCCAACCGCCGCCCACCATCGGCATCATGATGCCCACCCGGCGACGCACCCGCGCGGCCCAATGGGCCTATCGCATCGCCGCCGAACGCAAACTCAACGATGCCCGCGTCACCGAACGGAACCGACCACCACCGTTTTGA
- a CDS encoding class I SAM-dependent methyltransferase: MGKAKPDLGEVQETLLVPLYGRARDATARRSILNDLRARELVDGIDYDFARFDRELLLQTVLRTSVFDAWVRGFIGRHPAGTVVEIGTGLNTRFERTDNGQVRWFDLDLPDTIELRQGFFTQTDRQTMIAGSALDTDWFDTVNAGPSPHLFVAEAVFAYFTETQVHDIVTNLTERFPGSLIAFDTYGAKIINNVQRNALKAVKAQMQWACDDPCRLVDWGLHLVDSHTWANPQPEAAKTWPLHYRHGIPLLARIIPDLRTYRLNLFRLADTQ, translated from the coding sequence GTGGGTAAAGCGAAACCTGACCTCGGTGAGGTGCAAGAAACGCTGCTCGTGCCGCTTTACGGCCGTGCCCGTGATGCCACAGCTCGTCGGTCAATTCTCAACGACCTGCGCGCCCGCGAACTGGTGGATGGCATCGACTACGACTTCGCCCGCTTCGACAGGGAGTTGTTGCTCCAAACGGTGCTGCGTACCTCGGTGTTTGACGCCTGGGTGCGTGGGTTCATCGGTAGACACCCCGCCGGTACCGTGGTCGAGATCGGCACCGGTCTCAACACTCGCTTCGAGCGAACCGACAACGGCCAGGTCCGCTGGTTCGACCTCGATTTGCCCGACACCATCGAGTTACGGCAAGGATTCTTCACCCAGACCGACCGGCAGACCATGATCGCCGGATCGGCGCTCGACACCGACTGGTTTGACACCGTCAACGCTGGACCGAGCCCGCATCTGTTCGTCGCCGAGGCCGTGTTCGCCTACTTCACCGAAACACAGGTCCACGACATTGTCACTAACCTCACCGAGCGGTTCCCCGGCTCGCTCATCGCGTTCGACACCTACGGCGCCAAAATCATCAACAACGTGCAACGGAACGCATTAAAGGCCGTCAAAGCCCAAATGCAATGGGCCTGTGACGACCCTTGCAGACTGGTGGACTGGGGACTTCACCTGGTCGACAGCCACACGTGGGCCAACCCCCAGCCCGAAGCCGCCAAAACGTGGCCCTTGCACTACCGACACGGAATACCGCTACTGGCCCGAATAATCCCAGACCTACGCACCTACCGGCTCAACCTATTCCGGTTGGCCGACACCCAATGA
- a CDS encoding SDR family NAD(P)-dependent oxidoreductase, protein MSESRRVALVTGATSGIGLAIARRLAARGYRVIVHSRSSTEAGIALAAELGDASYVQADLADDADRQRLVADSIRIAGSLDVLVNNAGMSAVIPHSDLQAASTTVWRELYEINTIAPFRLVAEAEPYLRTSASKGRPSTVVNISSHAGVRPKGASIPYSASKAALIHTTKLLALTLAPDIRVNAIAPGLVDTPMTTDWADAQALWRERAPMRRPATPDDVADTALSLIESNYMTGEILTLDGGLGLT, encoded by the coding sequence GTGAGCGAAAGCAGGCGCGTCGCGTTGGTAACCGGAGCGACGTCGGGGATAGGGCTGGCCATCGCACGCCGCCTCGCCGCACGCGGATATCGCGTGATCGTGCACTCCCGCTCGTCGACCGAGGCTGGGATCGCGTTAGCTGCCGAACTCGGCGATGCTTCCTATGTTCAAGCGGACTTGGCAGACGATGCGGACAGGCAACGGCTCGTCGCTGATTCCATACGCATCGCTGGGAGTCTCGACGTCCTGGTCAACAACGCCGGCATGAGCGCGGTAATACCGCACTCTGATCTTCAGGCCGCTTCGACGACGGTGTGGCGGGAGTTGTACGAGATCAACACGATCGCCCCCTTTCGTCTGGTCGCCGAGGCCGAACCGTATTTGCGCACTTCCGCAAGCAAGGGAAGGCCATCGACGGTCGTCAACATCAGCTCGCATGCCGGTGTGCGCCCCAAAGGAGCCTCAATCCCGTATTCGGCGAGCAAGGCCGCTCTCATCCACACCACCAAGCTCCTGGCACTCACGCTTGCCCCCGATATCCGGGTGAACGCGATCGCACCCGGCCTCGTGGATACCCCGATGACCACGGACTGGGCTGATGCGCAAGCACTGTGGCGCGAACGTGCCCCGATGCGGCGTCCGGCGACTCCGGACGATGTAGCCGATACCGCGCTTTCCCTCATCGAATCCAATTACATGACCGGCGAGATTTTGACCCTCGACGGCGGGCTCGGCCTCACCTGA
- a CDS encoding DUF3145 domain-containing protein, with amino-acid sequence MRASNQFADATTGVVYIHASPAAVCPHVEWALSSTLNARANLKWTPQPAMPGQLRAVTNWTGPVGTGARLANALRSWSVLRFEVTEDPSAGVDGERFCHTPQLGLWAGAMSANGDIMVGEMRLRSMMASGADALAAELDTVLGTAWDEALEPYRDGGDGGEVSWLSRGVG; translated from the coding sequence ATGCGTGCGTCGAACCAGTTCGCCGATGCGACGACTGGCGTGGTGTACATCCACGCCTCTCCCGCAGCGGTGTGCCCACATGTCGAGTGGGCACTTTCGTCGACCCTGAATGCCAGGGCGAATTTGAAGTGGACGCCACAGCCGGCCATGCCTGGCCAGCTGCGTGCGGTGACCAATTGGACTGGTCCCGTGGGCACCGGCGCCCGGCTGGCCAATGCGCTGCGCTCGTGGTCGGTCCTGCGATTCGAGGTCACCGAGGATCCCAGCGCCGGCGTGGACGGCGAGCGGTTCTGCCATACCCCGCAGCTGGGTCTGTGGGCTGGGGCGATGAGCGCCAACGGCGACATCATGGTCGGCGAGATGCGGCTGCGCTCGATGATGGCCTCGGGTGCCGACGCGCTGGCGGCCGAACTGGACACCGTGCTGGGCACAGCCTGGGATGAGGCGTTGGAGCCCTACCGCGATGGCGGCGACGGCGGCGAGGTCAGCTGGCTGAGCCGGGGAGTCGGCTAG
- a CDS encoding tetratricopeptide repeat protein has protein sequence MLTARVETQTDLLVMARAAYRGGDFETSYAAFSRAGSVGPLAIDDLDAMAFAAAMLGHSREAMRVGELVYVRLTRTDPNAAAGKAVELGSAWLSRGEWAIGQSWIRRARGLLAGAPESPTLVRLTYLETVVAVLSEDVDLAAERSAVLQQMSLARKSTAVAGEAYYQLGEVRRRRGDVDGAFAAYARAHDLGVAPQPGEALLRCALGDVDTARAEVRAAIEAADRADLPRLLRGAVQIALAGGDLDEADRYLGELESVGAVDDLLRGAVLLGQGHYREALAVLQAALRRSGYEGAEVYEWMAQARRGLGTASSGR, from the coding sequence TTGCTTACCGCGAGAGTTGAAACCCAGACCGACCTGCTGGTCATGGCCCGTGCCGCCTATCGCGGCGGCGACTTCGAAACCAGCTATGCGGCGTTCTCCCGGGCCGGTTCCGTGGGCCCGTTGGCGATCGATGATCTCGATGCGATGGCGTTCGCCGCGGCGATGCTTGGTCACTCCCGGGAGGCCATGCGGGTCGGTGAACTCGTCTATGTCCGGCTGACTCGCACCGACCCCAATGCGGCGGCGGGGAAGGCAGTCGAACTCGGCTCGGCGTGGTTGTCGCGGGGTGAGTGGGCCATCGGCCAGAGCTGGATCCGCCGGGCACGCGGCTTGCTTGCCGGTGCACCCGAGAGTCCGACGCTGGTGAGGCTGACCTACCTGGAAACCGTCGTGGCGGTGCTCAGCGAGGACGTCGACCTGGCGGCCGAACGGTCGGCGGTATTGCAGCAGATGTCGCTGGCGCGTAAGTCGACTGCGGTGGCCGGTGAGGCGTACTACCAACTCGGTGAGGTGCGGCGCCGCCGCGGCGATGTCGACGGCGCGTTCGCCGCCTACGCCAGGGCCCACGACTTGGGTGTCGCGCCCCAGCCTGGCGAAGCGTTATTGCGCTGCGCGCTGGGCGATGTGGATACCGCCCGCGCCGAGGTGCGGGCGGCGATCGAGGCGGCCGACCGGGCTGATCTGCCCCGGCTGCTGCGGGGCGCGGTCCAGATCGCTTTGGCGGGAGGCGATCTCGATGAGGCGGACAGGTACCTGGGGGAGCTCGAGTCCGTTGGGGCCGTCGATGACCTGCTGCGCGGGGCCGTACTGCTTGGTCAAGGTCACTACCGCGAGGCACTAGCGGTGTTGCAGGCAGCGCTGCGGCGGTCGGGGTACGAGGGGGCCGAGGTCTACGAGTGGATGGCACAGGCGCGCCGCGGTCTCGGGACGGCGAGTTCGGGCCGGTAG
- a CDS encoding S-(hydroxymethyl)mycothiol dehydrogenase, which produces MSQTVRGVISRSKKQPVELVDIVIPDPGPGEVVVTVMACGVCHTDLTYREGGINDEYPFLLGHEAAGTVESIGAGVTNVVPGDFVILNWRAVCGQCRACKRGRPWYCFDTHNATQKMTLTDGTELTPALGIGAFADKTLVHEGQCTKVDPQADPAVAGLLGCGVMAGLGAAVNTGAIGRDDTVAVIGCGGVGDAAIAGAALVGARTIIAVDTDNTKLAWAREFGATHTVNARELDAVETIQDLTDGFGADVVIDAVGRPETWKQAFYARDLAGTVVLVGVPTPDMRLDMPLVDFFSRGGSLKSSWYGDCLPERDFPTLISLYRQGRLPLEKFVSERIGLDAIEDAFHKMHTGEVLRSVVVL; this is translated from the coding sequence ATGAGTCAGACAGTGCGCGGTGTGATTTCTCGGTCTAAGAAGCAGCCGGTTGAGTTGGTCGACATCGTCATTCCCGATCCTGGGCCTGGTGAGGTGGTGGTCACGGTGATGGCGTGCGGTGTGTGTCATACCGATCTGACTTATCGCGAGGGCGGTATCAACGACGAGTATCCGTTCCTGCTGGGCCATGAGGCCGCGGGCACGGTGGAGTCGATTGGTGCCGGCGTGACCAATGTCGTGCCGGGTGATTTCGTGATCCTGAATTGGCGTGCGGTGTGTGGTCAGTGCCGGGCGTGTAAGCGTGGCCGCCCGTGGTACTGCTTCGATACCCATAACGCCACCCAGAAGATGACGTTGACCGACGGCACCGAGCTGACGCCGGCCCTGGGTATCGGTGCGTTCGCCGATAAGACCCTGGTCCATGAGGGGCAGTGCACCAAGGTTGATCCGCAGGCTGACCCCGCGGTGGCGGGGTTGTTGGGCTGTGGGGTGATGGCCGGGCTGGGTGCGGCGGTCAACACCGGTGCCATTGGCCGCGACGACACTGTCGCGGTGATCGGCTGTGGTGGGGTCGGGGACGCCGCGATCGCCGGGGCCGCTCTGGTGGGTGCACGCACGATCATCGCGGTGGACACCGACAACACCAAACTGGCCTGGGCCCGTGAGTTCGGGGCCACCCACACCGTCAACGCCCGCGAGCTCGACGCGGTGGAGACCATCCAGGATCTGACCGACGGGTTCGGCGCCGATGTGGTGATCGACGCCGTCGGGCGCCCGGAGACCTGGAAGCAGGCGTTCTACGCCCGCGACCTTGCCGGAACCGTTGTCCTGGTGGGTGTTCCAACCCCGGACATGCGCCTGGACATGCCGTTGGTGGATTTCTTCTCCCGCGGCGGATCACTGAAGTCCTCCTGGTACGGCGACTGCCTACCCGAACGGGACTTCCCCACCCTGATCAGCCTCTACCGCCAGGGCCGCCTCCCGCTAGAGAAGTTCGTCTCCGAACGCATCGGCCTGGACGCCATCGAAGACGCCTTCCACAAGATGCACACCGGCGAAGTCCTGCGCTCAGTAGTTGTTCTCTGA
- a CDS encoding MBL fold metallo-hydrolase, whose amino-acid sequence MAGIERVVTSGTFELDGGSWEVDNNIWIVGDDSEVIVIDAAHNAKAIEDAVGNRHVVAVVCTHGHNDHITVAPQLSADLDAPVLLNPADEMLWRMTHGDKQFHTVEDGQVLKADGIELHAIATPGHSPGSTCLYAPALGAVFSGDTLFQGGPGATGRSFSDFPTILGSIKDKLGKLPADTVVYTGHGDTTRIGDELVNYDDWVAKGS is encoded by the coding sequence ATGGCCGGCATCGAGCGGGTCGTCACCAGCGGCACCTTCGAACTCGATGGTGGCAGTTGGGAAGTCGACAACAACATCTGGATCGTCGGTGACGACTCCGAGGTGATCGTCATCGACGCCGCCCACAATGCCAAAGCCATCGAGGACGCCGTCGGCAACCGGCACGTCGTCGCGGTGGTATGCACCCACGGCCACAATGACCACATCACCGTCGCACCGCAGCTGTCCGCCGACCTCGACGCCCCCGTACTACTGAACCCGGCCGACGAAATGCTGTGGCGAATGACGCACGGCGACAAACAGTTCCACACCGTCGAGGACGGCCAGGTACTCAAAGCCGACGGCATCGAGCTGCACGCCATCGCCACTCCCGGACACTCCCCCGGCTCCACCTGCCTATACGCCCCAGCGCTGGGCGCGGTCTTCTCCGGCGACACCCTGTTCCAGGGCGGCCCCGGCGCGACCGGCCGCTCGTTCTCCGACTTCCCCACCATCCTCGGGTCGATCAAGGACAAGCTGGGCAAACTGCCCGCCGACACCGTCGTCTACACCGGCCACGGCGACACCACCCGCATCGGCGACGAACTGGTCAACTACGACGACTGGGTAGCCAAGGGCAGTTAG
- a CDS encoding SHOCT domain-containing protein — translation MRLDQLKTLAALRDSGALTQAEFDAEKRRILGE, via the coding sequence GTGCGCCTCGACCAGCTGAAAACCCTGGCTGCCCTGCGTGATTCAGGGGCATTGACGCAGGCGGAGTTCGACGCAGAGAAACGCAGGATCCTCGGCGAATAG
- a CDS encoding SHOCT domain-containing protein, giving the protein MAGVRTVSRVLTISGILMMVVGGVGFIIVMILNAFVLDEFDAYGEVPIPGSGQVQLPAGQAQISFHTSVTGSPSSGFPMPPLRLSIIPPDGVADPVLTENHGTLTTINSDTHIRIWTVEIPVAGTYQIRTEGQVGGYINPRLAFGKDGGHDYLHWIFAAVFGLGLVDLIVSLFLRKRGGSDRTVALVPDPPLDPHPHGPGCAPRPAENPGCPA; this is encoded by the coding sequence ATGGCCGGCGTCAGAACTGTCTCCCGCGTCCTGACGATCTCCGGAATTCTCATGATGGTGGTCGGCGGTGTCGGCTTCATCATCGTGATGATTCTGAACGCCTTCGTGCTCGACGAGTTCGACGCCTACGGCGAGGTGCCCATCCCTGGCTCGGGTCAGGTTCAGCTACCCGCCGGGCAAGCGCAGATCAGCTTCCACACCTCGGTGACGGGTTCTCCGTCGAGCGGGTTTCCGATGCCGCCGCTGCGGCTGAGCATCATTCCGCCCGACGGTGTTGCCGATCCGGTGCTGACCGAAAACCACGGCACTCTAACGACTATCAACAGTGACACTCACATCCGGATCTGGACCGTCGAGATCCCCGTGGCCGGCACCTACCAGATCCGCACCGAGGGCCAGGTGGGCGGCTACATCAATCCGCGGCTCGCCTTCGGCAAGGACGGCGGCCACGACTATTTGCACTGGATCTTCGCCGCGGTGTTCGGGTTGGGGTTGGTCGACCTGATCGTGTCGTTGTTCCTGCGCAAGCGGGGCGGCAGCGACCGAACGGTGGCGCTGGTGCCGGATCCTCCGCTCGATCCCCACCCCCACGGACCAGGGTGTGCGCCTCGACCAGCTGAAAACCCTGGCTGCCCTGCGTGA
- a CDS encoding DUF1049 domain-containing protein: protein MSREEVAKPAGGAVRRFALRYWLAITLVVLAAIFIAQNRERPRVHILWITVESPMWLLLTAMLVVGIAVGLLLHRRRKN from the coding sequence ATGTCCAGAGAGGAAGTCGCCAAGCCCGCCGGCGGTGCGGTGCGGCGTTTCGCTCTGCGCTACTGGCTGGCCATCACGCTGGTGGTGCTCGCGGCGATATTCATCGCCCAGAACCGGGAGCGCCCACGGGTGCACATCCTATGGATCACCGTCGAGTCGCCGATGTGGCTGTTGTTGACCGCGATGCTGGTCGTGGGAATCGCGGTGGGGCTGTTGCTGCACCGCCGCCGCAAGAACTGA
- a CDS encoding class I SAM-dependent methyltransferase — translation MRESSIVVRPVPTDSHIYTESTRLQAAGLRSATKLFEEAARNVAIPRAPQPIAIADYGAAIGYNSLLPIGAAIAAIRKRTRSDHAILVAHTDVPGNDFTALFSTLADDQDSYLKKDSATYASVVGRSFYTQILPSDSIALGWSSWAIHWLRRVPMPIPDHVEISHSRDEEARRAYARQAAADWRDFVAFRGRELAPGSRLVVLTVGLEPDGSSGFTTAFDAIMSALAQFVDDGIITADEVRRMSIPSTGRDEKDFRAPFAPSGRFEGLEIEHLEMMDGEDRFWSQFQSDKDDRAFGANWAEFLRTSMFPILAAAVDDDADADHDRDHTGTRRREFVQQLEASVAAQLAAAPAPMSIPLAMVVLAKRRRSA, via the coding sequence GTGCGCGAGTCCAGCATCGTGGTGCGTCCAGTGCCGACGGACAGCCACATCTACACTGAGTCCACCCGACTGCAGGCAGCTGGATTGCGCTCTGCCACAAAGCTTTTCGAAGAGGCAGCGCGCAACGTCGCCATCCCCAGGGCGCCGCAGCCCATCGCCATCGCCGACTACGGTGCGGCAATCGGCTACAACTCGCTACTGCCGATCGGCGCGGCCATTGCCGCCATCCGCAAGCGCACCCGCTCCGATCACGCGATCCTGGTGGCGCACACCGATGTCCCCGGCAACGACTTCACCGCGCTGTTCTCCACCCTGGCCGACGACCAGGACAGCTACCTCAAGAAGGACTCTGCCACCTACGCCTCGGTAGTGGGGCGTTCGTTTTACACCCAGATCCTGCCCTCGGACAGCATCGCGCTGGGCTGGAGTTCATGGGCCATCCACTGGCTGCGCCGAGTGCCGATGCCGATCCCCGATCACGTGGAGATCTCCCACAGCAGAGACGAAGAAGCCCGCCGTGCCTACGCCCGCCAGGCCGCCGCGGACTGGCGTGACTTCGTCGCCTTCCGCGGCCGCGAGCTGGCGCCCGGGAGCCGGCTGGTGGTGCTGACCGTCGGCTTGGAACCTGACGGCAGTTCGGGATTCACGACAGCGTTCGACGCGATCATGTCGGCGCTGGCCCAGTTCGTCGACGACGGCATCATCACCGCCGACGAGGTGCGCCGGATGTCGATACCGTCGACTGGCCGCGACGAGAAGGACTTCCGGGCGCCGTTCGCGCCGTCGGGACGATTCGAGGGCCTCGAGATCGAGCACCTGGAGATGATGGACGGCGAAGACCGGTTCTGGTCGCAGTTCCAGAGCGACAAAGACGACCGGGCCTTCGGCGCGAATTGGGCTGAGTTCCTTCGTACTTCGATGTTTCCCATCCTGGCTGCCGCGGTGGACGACGACGCCGATGCCGATCACGACCGGGATCACACCGGCACGCGGCGTCGAGAATTCGTCCAACAACTGGAAGCTTCCGTCGCAGCGCAGCTGGCCGCGGCACCCGCACCGATGTCCATCCCGCTGGCCATGGTGGTCCTGGCCAAGCGGCGCCGCTCAGCCTGA